A single region of the Chryseobacterium culicis genome encodes:
- a CDS encoding Crp/Fnr family transcriptional regulator, with protein MKTISCMNIEESLLYSFGGEERNYKKHEVVFKEEDHALYYFQIVEGKVKLNNYNENGKEFIHNILGKKQSFGEAMLFLHQNYPINAICLEDSRIIRLPKNNFFEMITENPGLSLEINACLSQEIFYKLKMMQSLASENPMQRLKGLLDYLKSYHDEDCHQCFHIAFTRQQIANLTGLRVETVIRTLKKMEKEGHITLKDRKILY; from the coding sequence AAGTCTTCTGTATTCATTCGGGGGAGAAGAAAGGAATTATAAGAAACATGAAGTTGTTTTTAAAGAAGAGGATCATGCACTTTATTATTTTCAGATTGTTGAAGGAAAAGTAAAACTGAATAATTATAATGAAAATGGAAAAGAATTCATTCATAATATTCTGGGTAAAAAACAAAGCTTTGGAGAGGCCATGCTTTTCCTTCATCAGAATTATCCAATCAATGCTATATGTCTTGAAGATTCCCGGATTATAAGACTTCCCAAAAATAATTTCTTTGAAATGATCACGGAGAATCCGGGGCTTTCGCTGGAAATAAATGCCTGCCTTTCACAGGAAATTTTTTATAAACTGAAAATGATGCAGAGCCTTGCATCAGAAAATCCGATGCAGAGACTGAAGGGCTTATTGGATTATCTTAAAAGCTATCATGATGAAGACTGTCATCAGTGTTTCCATATTGCCTTTACACGCCAGCAGATTGCCAATCTTACAGGCCTGAGGGTGGAAACTGTAATCAGAACCTTAAAAAAAATGGAAAAGGAAGGGCATATCACTTTAAAAGACCGGAAAATTTTATATTAA